The following are encoded together in the Pygocentrus nattereri isolate fPygNat1 chromosome 3, fPygNat1.pri, whole genome shotgun sequence genome:
- the LOC108429978 gene encoding uncharacterized protein LOC108429978 isoform X2 encodes MELAEPSVSDLFLAKGDMPLGLNHEAPPQTALDHTGHADVRGITLHCTGLGEQKLELPIPSEAIIEPISPAEETLEESALTVTNEEETAGSGDPKDSQLQLTLSAASSDPGMSNEIIAANSSVLDSNPAETPNEFIVHPDPSEAPVSSEVTTTLYPNALLESSALDKEATRESGFPADSALNSPTPRDDEGSKEDKGARKNIPTKKDRMHPLKMDMSKPTVIPRTSSQLSLQCLECHIIFSDNKSKERHLKMNHPTEYEQCMLGDAFFACYVCDRHFTCSTELMAHQRTHKEKQPFKCPICGEAFNRSSELTNHKKIHFGKHGYTCSDCGKPCKTLTLLKYHQRIHTGERPYVCIHKECGKRFSMPKALQKHLEAHENGDPEGTEDPPKGTKKKRNPSTKKFACSQCEKSFKTAKSQLNHIKTKHSQCKTTTPSNTTLAVQELNGNSPASTQCAVVQPPVLRMEAIGPTPQQISPLGAEQIKRLIEKLGNVQKVNQLVILGLDQLPFQTQTMGMQQPQHRIQPLHFNFTEPTVQPVIVHQTSPPPLHEGTMLSGTEQTTCKESLEVGVAVEQEESMVQEETAMVSSVNPEEQVAAVESDMAEAQLKEVQLAFVPELTEKSVSTPPLEVTHKHSDTAEEQSIQVASDTHTVERRDAPSLISTNDSKSTQFQTIEEEHMPVLTDIMAAEETITHEESMEKKPDDLVVETEPLTEPMSVVTSDNSQNLEGKSEESAKGLLSEQPKSPISQHSPNNEEQDREISHFEQEPSNETVLQPSTVETREHNLSDAKSDLHIKKILPMKKKRSKKQVTHRSQHLEAQDKVAKNSLQIARAQKTNTPPKSAPKKREKAKSKKLVRLGENKEKRPKQQMLQMSKTSPLKDQQVADGNVPVSSQIDSAPLLKQKNQKLKKAKTAENSSRVIKACNPPNEPKVTNMPEQKPRGKAQKRKQKDLADKGKAQETQQDETPLPKKKKQSKSSEVVSQKKAKVKNGRQLAKQGEKEQKSPSQASSQDQIKQQALLLLKGHKQPQLKVHKLDAKATGLEQPLKAKCQTKEIHDQDVTVVKAKGGAKNKALKTANQKKKKTKAKIKESKEDRRDFSRFQKDSSLSSVLSGTKPKVPRKRKATTKIDQEIALSPPFSRLVIGCHDCGKMFSEVSALQEHMASMHSESGLLHSNVTCDVSNSTIMSARSNEVILANEVHSGNFEIQVSADWDVETEMREIGLGDRDVHRLSFPALSSSPSFPMTSTIVEGEGKLEDRLDHGTHAGHFETLGQSYTEVGQRFAQVLSTEPDTCDIQINDKKSAEVETIELGLVQGSSVSDPQETMDIKEELPSDVNLVMVKDQSEEDDHVPAQADDSQEASGRQEDESGHSELSLSATPSQRKLPVENMDPTSAQDAHLTEQSEIKQEEEEMLVQREENQPKVSMRRSRKGRGGRGRGKKQLGKRSIAENRGTKEPETDKEECQVVFQLYSLKDDCEEKNVEKEVSDAAQAHAQLALDESPEDQVVFELQPVPSRIAEDSLVQKSGQQVKNGASSGVVLENFQTSQGRTRRQVNPQPEEGLTSTGTSTDVKMAASTSVQASRGVHPSERGLLQDIQVFLVKAEDHETHVLQGNQNMQTHHTTCLDGTPSGSSGVPQSAGKQCIFYPVKEEEGEILVEPPLNKQGDTSGLDACEEVSVGCTQMEMHHTLYSSAEEGDVGTEQQSAQGFLEFLSQSSDTEDGDNFQSEPEAETHIMSCYHGIRTKRAVQVELIRGHSQEEHQEEGRKENWKPIDYFIRYFSWDTWKEIAACTEVSKLSKPITDKEVAQFVGIHIAMGTLKFPSMKLYWEDCTRVPLIADAMSASRFSELAHKMRLASPTGDPRHANGDEESGQKSTDAGVETPRQMPAAGEKSKLFMVSQLGGCQNTQNSTDLSVSKTEPLWKIQAIVNRVREGCRALERHGNHGVDQYPLLFQRHPTHSLHHTVMISVSGLVMDFNLRINDSNREEVVEKMVSREKGDNQGMIFLCKPELSTPSMLEHLLEVGVRSAGKVGGARGQVGDEFMTPDGKLKLFRCHHGFILSAVTKEKSRSTSLVSGFERAIKAANLNRDLRSLYRTPCTSPSPGAWPLSVLWDLIDLALVNSWLQYKQDHNHVPEPLSLMAFRLEISKALILPNSTAAQESVPYPPAPKRPSPNTSAGPSNDFETPLPDADTRYDGLGHWPEQLAEGEEARCRFGGCERTSRVRCLKCCVFLCISRNHNCFLKFHSQGTA; translated from the exons CATCTCAGCTGTCGCTGCAGTGCCTTGAGTGCCACATCATCTTCAGTGACAACAAGAGCAAGGAGCGGCACCTCAAAATGAACCACCCTACTGAGTACGAGCAGTGCATGCTTGGAGATGCCTTCTTCGCGTGCTATGTCTGCGACAGACACTTCACCTGCTCCACCGAGCTCATGGCTCATCAGCGTACGCACAAGGAGAAGCAGCCTTTCAAGTGCCCCATCTGTGGAGAAGCCTTCAACCGATCATCTGAGCTCACGAACCATAAGAAAATCCACTTTGGCAAGCATGGATACACCTGTTCGGACTGTGGCAAACCCTGTAAAACTCTCACCTTGCTTAAATACCACCAACGCATCCACACTGGGGAAAGGCCATATGTTTGCATACACAAAGAGTGTGGCAAGAGATTCAGCATGCCCAAGGCTCTTCAGAAACACCTGGAAGCACACGAGAACGGAGATCCAGAGGGCACAGAAGACCCACCGAAAGgcacaaagaaaaagagaa ATCCATCCACAAAGAAATTTGCATGCTCACAGTGTGAAAAATCCTTCAAGACAGCCAAATCACAGCTTAATCACATTAAGACCAAGCACTCTCAGTGTAAAACCACCACTCCTTCCAATACCACTCTGGCAGTACAAGAGTTGAATGGAAATTCACCTGCTTCAACTCAATGTGCAGTAGTGCAACCACCTGTCCTACGCATGGAAGCAATTGGACCAACACCACAGCAAATAAGCCCACTTGGAGCTGAACAAATTAAAAGACTAATAGAGAAATTGGGAAATGTCCAGAAAGTGAATCAGCTAGTAATACTGGGACTTGACCAGTTACCTTTTCAGACTCAAACTATGGGAATGCAACAGCCACAACACCGCATACAGCCATTGCACTTTAATTTTACAGAACCAACAGTTCAACCAGTCATAGTTCATCAAACAAGTCCCCCGCCATTGCATGAGGGCACAATGTTATCTGGGACTGAGCAAACCACTTGCAAAGAGTCATTAGAGGTCGGGGTGGCGGTTGAACAAGAGGAAAGTATGGTTCAGGAAGAGACAGCTATGGTTTCATCAGTGAATCCAGAAGAACAGGTGGCAGCTGTTGAATCAGATATGGCAGAAGCACAGTTAAAGGAGGTTCAACTTGCATTTGTGCCAGAACTGACAGAAAAGTCAGTCTCAACCCCTCCATTGGAGGTGACTCATAAACATAGTGATACAGCAGAAGAACAGAGTATCCAAGTTGCTTCAGATACTCACACTGTAGAGCGAAGAGATGCGCCATCTTTGATTTCAACAAATGATTCCAAAAGCACACAGTTTCAAACAATTGAAGAGGAACATATGCCAGTGCTAACAGACATCATGGCTGCAGAAGAGACCATCACCCATGAAGAGTCCATGGAGAAAAAGCCTGATGACTTGGTAGTAGAAACAGAGCCCCTAACTGAGCCGATGAGTGTTGTTACCTCTGATAATAGTCAAAACCTTGAAGGAAAGTCAGAAGAGTCTGCAAAAGGTCTACTGTCAGAGCAGCCCAAATCACCAATTTCACAGCATTCTCCCAACAATGAGGAGCAAGATCGAGAAATCTCCCATTTTGAACAGGAACCCAGTAATGAAACAGTTTTACAACCAAGCACAGTGGAAACAAGAGAACATAATCTATCAGATGCTAAAAGTGACCTCCATATTAAGAAGATACTGCCAATGAAGAAGAAAAGATCTAAAAAGCAAGTAACTCATAGGTCACAGCACCTGGAAGCTCAAGATAAAGTTGCAAAAAACTCTTTACAGATAGCACGTGCTCAGAAAACTAACACTCCGCCAAAGTCAGcaccaaaaaaaagagagaaagcaaagagCAAGAAACTTGTACGTTTGGGAGAAAATAAGGAAAAGCGTCCAAAGCAGCAGATGTTACAAATGTCTAAGACTAGCCCATTGAAAGATCAACAAGTTGCAGATGGTAACGTGCCGGTTTCATCACAAATTGACAGTGCGCCACTGTTGAAACAGAAAAATCAGAaacttaaaaaagcaaagacagCTGAAAATTCATCCAGAGTCATTAAGGCCTGCAATCCACCCAATGAACCAAAGGTAACAAACATGCCCGAGCAAAAACCACGAGGGAAAGCtcagaagagaaaacaaaaagatttgGCTGATAAAGGAAAAGCTCAGGAGACACAGCAAGATGAAACACCTTTGccgaagaaaaaaaagcaaagcaagtcATCGGAAGTGGTGTCTCAAAAGAAAGCGAAGGTGAAAAATGGCCGCCAGTTAGCAAAACAAGGAGAGAAGGAGCAAAAAAGTCCTTCTCAAGCCTCAAGTCAAGATCAAATTAAGCAGCAAGCCTTGCTCTTATTGAAAGGTCACAAGCAGCCACAGCTAAAAGTGCACAAGCTGGATGCCAAGGCCACAGGTTTAGAGCAGCCATTAAAAGCTAAATGCCAAACCAAGGAAATTCATGACCAGGATGTTACAGTGGTGAAGGCAAAGGGAGGTGCTAAGAATAAGGCACTGAAAACGgcaaaccaaaagaaaaagaagacaaaagcCAAGATAAAGGAGTCAAAAGAGGATCGGAGGGATTTCTCTCGTTTCCAAAAGGACAGTAGTCTCAGTTCTGTGCTCTCGGGCACAAAGCCAAAAGTTCCACGGAAGCGCAAAGCTACTACAAAAATTGATCAGGAAATTGCACTAAGCCCACCATTTTCTCGACTCGTGATCGGATGCCATGATTGTGGGAAGATGTTCTCAGAGGTGTCTGCTTTGCAGGAGCACATGGCTTCAATGCACTCTGAAAGTGGACTCCTGCACTCTAATGTAACCTGTGATGTTTCTAATAGTACAATAATGAGTGCAAGATCAAATGAAGTAATCCTTGCAAATGAGGTTCACTCAGGCAACTTTGAAATACAGGTATCTGCAGATTGGGATGTGGAAACTGAGATGCGAGAGATTGGTTTGGGGGACAGAGATGTACATAGACTGTCATTCCCAGCCCTCAgttcttctccttctttcccAATGACATCAACCATTGTCGAAGGAGAGGGCAAACTTGAGGACAGACTTGATCATGGCACCCATGCTGGACATTTTGAGACACTTGGCCAAAGTTATACAGAAGTTGGTCAACGTTTTGCACAGGTGTTGTCAACAGAGCCTGACACATGCGACATTCAAATAAATGACAAGAAGTCCGCAGAAGTGGAGACTATTGAACTGGGTTTGGTTCAGGGAAGCTCAGTTTCCGATCCTCAGGAAACCATGGACATTAAAGAGGAGTTGCCTTCAGATGTGAATTTAGTCATGGTTAAGGACCAGAGTGAAGAAGATGACCATGTTCCTGCTCAGGCTGATGATTCCCAAGAGGCCTCAGGTCGACAGGAAGATGAATCGGGCCACAGTGAACTAAGCCTCAGCGCTACACCATCTCAGAGAAAGCTGCCTGTGGAAAACATGGATCCAACATCTGCTCAGGATGCCCACTTAACAGAACAATCTGAGATTaagcaggaggaagaggagatgCTCGTTCAGAGAGAAGAGAACCAACCGAAAGTGTCCATGAGAAGAAGTAGAAAAGGACGAGGTGGCAGAGGTAGGGGAAAGAAACAGCTCGGAAAAAGAAGCATTGCTGAAAACCGAGGTACGAAAGAGCcagagacagataaagaagaATGCCAGGTTGTCTTCCAGCTTTATTCACTCAAAGATGACTGTGAGGAAAAGAATGTAGAAAAGGAAGTTAGTGATGCCGCTCAAGCTCATGCCCAGTTGGCCTTAGACGAATCCCCTGAAGATCAGGTTGTTTTTGAGTTGCAGCCTGTTCCCTCCAGGATCGCAGAGGATTCACTGGTTCAAAAGTCTGGACAGCAAGTCAAGAATGGGGCTTCATCAGGAGTGGTCCTAGAAAATTTCCAGACATCTCAGGGCCGAACAAGAAGGCAG GTCAATCCACAACCAGAAGAAGGACTAACCTCTACTGGCACCTCTACTGATGTGAAAATGGCAGCCAGTACTTCAGTTCAAGCATCCCGTGGTGTCCATCCTAGTGAGAGAGGTTTATTGCAAGATAtccaggtgtttctggtaaaaGCTGAGGATCATGAAACCCATGTTTTACAGGGAAACCAGAATATGCAAACTCATCACACTACATGCCTAG ATGGGACTCCCTCCGGCTCCTCGGGAGTGCCTCAGTCTGCTGGCAAGCAATGCATTTTCTACCCTGTCaaggaggaagagggagagatacttGTGGAGCCTCCACTTAACAAGCAAG GGGATACGTCTGGATTAGATGCATGCGAGGAAGTCAGCGTGGGATGCACACAAATGGAAATGCATCATACTTTGTACTCCAGCGCTGAAGAGG GTGATGTTGGCACTGAGCAACAGAGTGCCCAAGGCTTTCTGGAATTCCTTTCCCAGAGTTCAGACACAGAGGACGGTGATAACTTTCAGTCGGAGCCAGAAGCCGAAACTCACATTATGTCCTGTTACCATGGTATCCGCACCAAAAGAGCAGTACAGGTTGAATTGATCAG agGTCATTCTCAAGAAGAACACCAAGAGGAAGGTAGAAAAGAGAATTGGAAGCCTATTGACTACTTCATTCGGTATTTTAGCTGGGATACATGGAAGGAAATTGCAGCATGCACAGAAGTGTCAAAACTGTCGAAGCCTATTACTGATAAGGAGGTGGCCCAGTTTGTAGGGATCCATATTGCAATGGGCACCCTAAAG TTTCCGAGTATGAAGCTGTACTGGGAGGACTGCACTCGAGTGCCGCTGATTGCTGATGCCATGTCGGCTTCCAGGTTCTCTGAACTCGCTCATAAAATGAGGTTGGCAAGTCCAACAGGAGATCCCAGACACGCAAACGGGGATGAAGAAAGTGGTCAAAAAAGCACAGATGCCGGTGTTGAAACACCAAGACAGATGCCTGCGGCAGGTGAAAAGTCTAAACTGTTTATGGTCTCTCAGTTGGGCGGGTGCCAGAAtacacagaacagcacagacCTTTCAGTGTCAAAGACTGAGCCTCTGTGGAAAATTCAGGCAATAGTGAACCGTGTCCGAGAAGGGTGTCGAGCGCTTGAAAGACATGGGAACCATGGAGTTGACCAGTACCCCCTTCTGTTTCAGAGACACCCAACTCATTCATTACATCACACCGTCATGATAAGTGTTAGCGGCCTGGTCATGGACTTCAACTTGCGTATAAACGACTCCAACAGAGAGGAAGTGGTTGAGAAAATGGTTTCACGGGAAAAGGGCGATAATCAAGGGATGATCTTCCTTTGCAAACCAGAACTATCAACACCTTCCATGTTGGAGCATCTGCTAGAGGTAGGAGTGCGCAGTGCAGGCAAGGTTGGTGGTGCGAGGGGGCAAGTAGGCGATGAGTTTATGACCCCCGATGGGAAGCTGAAGCTGTTCCGATGCCATCATGGCTTCATCTTGTCTGCAGTAACGAAGGAAAAGTCCCGCTCGACATCTCTCGTCAGCGGCTTTGAGCGGGCGATCAAGGCGGCAAACCTAAACAGAGATTTGAGAAGCCTTTATCGCACACCATGCACAAGTCCATCACCAGGTGCCTGGCCACTGTCTGTACTTTGGGACCTTATTGATCTGGCTTTAGTTAACTCCTGGCTACAGTACAAGCAAGATCACAACCACGTTCCTGAGCCACTGTCACTCATGGCTTTCCGGCTGGAAATATCCAAGGCTTTAATCCTGCCCAACAGTACCGCTGCTCAAGAATCAGTTCCATATCCCCCAGCTCCAAAACGGCCCAGCCCGAATACAAGTGCGGGCCCTTCTAATGACTTTGAGACTCCTTTGCCTGATGCTGACACGCGGTATGACGGTTTGGGCCACTGGCCGGAGCAGCTTGCCGAAGGAGAAGAAGCCAGGTGTAGATTTGGAGGTTGCGAGCGAACGTCCCGCGTTCGATGTCTCAAATGTTGCGTGTTCCTTTGCATTTCACGCAATCACAACTGCTTCCTGAAGTTTCACAGCCAGGGGACTGCTTGA